A stretch of the Impatiens glandulifera unplaced genomic scaffold, dImpGla2.1, whole genome shotgun sequence genome encodes the following:
- the LOC124917496 gene encoding heterogeneous nuclear ribonucleoprotein 1-like: MQSDLGKLFIGGISWDTDEERLKEYFSGFGEVSEAVILKDRITGRARGFGFVVFTDPAVAEKVIQERHNIDGRMVEAKKAVPRDDHNTMIRNNSIMHGSPGAGQTKKVFVGGLSSSVTETGFKNYFEQFGTVSDAVVMYDHNTQRPRGFGFITFDSEESVDKVLMMKPFHVLYGKMIEIKRAVPKELSHGSSRSPVSLSGISKILNQDYGVKMDIGRFSSPLGSSYRMGLNFESSFQGNTSFNSYGRGISPFYIGNSNRVANSIGYEGGNGGNSSFFSSGSQSLLGNWGISPLSNQDGDNLDYGINDNGYGLYGLGGGGGSRRSSFSAGGHFTSSGGYDGSGYGDPTRRSTIHLERDDGPGSFDFMRGGNGGLDVSTKSPIGYYGC; encoded by the exons ATGCAATCGGATCTTGGTAAGCTATTCATTGGTGGGATTTCTTGGGATACTGATGAAGAACGACTAAAGGAGTACTTTAGTGGTTTTGGAGAGGTATCGGAGGCAGTAATATTGAAGGATCGGATTACAGGAAGGGCTCGTGGCTTTGGTTTTGTTGTCTTCACCGATCCAGCTGTTGCAGAAAAAGTGATCCAAGAGAGGCACAACATTGATGGAAGAATG GTGGAGGCTAAAAAGGCAGTTCCAAGGGATGATCATAACACAATGATTAGAAACAATAGCATCATGCATGGCTCTCCTGGTGCAGGGCAGACAAAAAAGGTATTTGTTGGCGGTTTATCATCCTCTGTAACAGAAACTGGCTTCAAGAACTATTTCGAGCAATTTGGAACCGTAAGTGATGCTGTAGTGATGTATGATCACAATACACAGCGCCCTAGAGGATTTGGATTCATAACTTTTGATTCTGAGGAATCAGTAGACAAAGTTTTGATGATGAAACCTTTTCATGTGCTGTATGGGAAGATGATTGAGATCAAAAGGGCTGTCCCTAAGGAATTATCTCACGGTTCTAGCCGAAGTCCTGTGAGTTTGAGTGGGATTAGTAAAATTCTTAATCAAGATTATGGTGTGAAGATGGATATTGGTAGGTTCAGCAGCCCGTTAGGCTCAAGTTACAGAATGggtttgaattttgaatcaaGTTTCCAAGGAAACACTAGCTTCAATAGCTATGGTAGAGGAATCAGTCCTTTTTATATTGGAAACTCGAATCGGGTTGCCAATTCCATTGGCTACGAAGGAGGAAATGGTGGAAACTCTTCTTTTTTTAGCTCGGGATCACAAAGTTTGTTGGGTAATTGGGGTATCTCTCCTTTGTCAAACCAAGATGGTGATAATCTAGATTATGGGATCAATGATAACGGTTATGGGCTTTATGGActaggaggaggaggagggtcTAGGCGTAGTAGCTTCTCGGCAGGTGGCCATTTCACATCAAGTGGAGGTTATGATGGGTCGGGTTATGGAGATCCTACTCGGCGTTCAACGATCCATCTTGAAAGGGATGATGGACCGGGTTCGTTTGATTTTATGAGGGGTGGTAATGGAGGATTGGATGTTTCAACCAAAAGTCCAATTGGCTATTATGGTTGCTAA